One region of Quercus lobata isolate SW786 chromosome 2, ValleyOak3.0 Primary Assembly, whole genome shotgun sequence genomic DNA includes:
- the LOC115977667 gene encoding protein STICHEL isoform X1, with protein sequence MSEMRVGDPSKLHLKKKELTQIRKAARVLRDPDTTSSWKKSPLNSSRSVPLSLPRPPNAVSTSPLNLLHSDHFQYSLNHNTNGKDKKVFLYNWKSNKSSAKNDVDDEDEDEDGDEENDGSSSFQWSVDDSLSDARNGGDSKSDTRSSIFRRRDANLVSTSAKRLAAIKRKSKKTNTHLDVLARYQLKDVNFGRNSKNSIKGHPSMALSQDDSVEQSDDTEYSNSEDLRPISGASPLLLKLKSRNWPHSSAKFLRSSLREDNSSYSYSTPALSTSSFNRYRNRNPSTVGSWDGTTTSMNDGDDEVDDHLDLPGRQGCGIPCYWSKRTPRHRGGDCGSCYSPSLSDTIRRKGSSILCGSQAMYHSRRRSSSRSNKRSIAAKSARGVLPLLSDSGNGRGGSSIGTGRSDDELSTNFGELDLEALSRLDGRRWSSSCRSQEGLEIVPLNEEGEEEGTPENIKSFSQKYKPRFFDELIGQNIVVKSLINAITRGRIAPVYLFQGPRGTGKTSTARIFASALNCLAPDETKPCGYCSQCTDFISGKSRDLLEVDGTNKKGIDRVRYLLKKLLVRPPLNFSGYKVFVIDECHLLSSKTWLAFLKFLEDPPQRVVFILITTDLDNVPRTVQSRCQKYLFNKFKDGDIVARLQNISTNENLDVESDALDLIALNADGSLRDAETMLEQLSLLGKRITTSLVNELVGVVSDEKLLELLELAMSSDTAETVKRARELMDSGVDPMVLMSQLASLIMDIIAGTYSAVDTTCSDSILGTRSLTEAELERLKHALKLLSEAEKQLRVSSERSTWFTATLLQLGSLPSPDFAHSGSSRRQSCKTTEDDRSSASREVTASKQKSGAQYMPRKPASPASLHKAVSGSPNHLAELLSRIDVFSSNSKPSQSQSVDAGASASSCDDVMVGNIIFRCIDSEKLDDVWARCIERCHSKTLRQLLDAHGRLVSISEVEGVLIAYIAFRDGGIKSRAERFLSSITNAMEMVLKCNVEVRIILLPDNEASINGVKLLELPEGLKKAETALAIDWERKVVHTNAMNGFSNHSPLLDGTNQSTSGSSELQANGNSQTSGVRERKQEIPMQRIESIIREQRLETAWLQAAEKGTPGALNRLKPEKNQVLPQEDGIYSQDQMDINSTVLSSQHREDEDELNRELKVLNINNEMVLQKKENGRRIDHFPMSPSLLHNNILASNSSRDNLGYESASGPRGCSGFFCWNETKPHKRGMVKGNLVRPHKGGRFSLFGNCRRPKKTESRSRTINGRIL encoded by the exons aaATGAGAGTCGGTGATCCAAGCAAGCTCcacttgaagaagaaggagctaACTCAAATCCGAAAAGCAGCTCGTGTTTTACGCGATCCAGACACTACTTCTTCTTGGAAAAAATCCCCTCTCAATTCCTCAAGATCTGTACCATTGTCATTACCACGACCACCAAATGCTGTTTCTACTTCTCCTTTAAACTTGTTACACTCTGATCACTTCCAGTATTCACTAAACCACAATACCAATGGCAAGGACAAGAAGGTCTTTCTCTACAACTGGAAGTCCAACAAATCATCGGCTAAGaatgatgttgatgatgaagatgaagatgaagatgggGATGAAGAGAACGATGGGTCTTCTTCCTTTCAGTGGAGTGTTGATGATAGCTTAAGCGATGCCAGGAATGGTGGGGACTCAAAGAGCGATACCCGTTCTTCCATTTTCAGACGCAGAGATGCAAATCTGGTTTCAACTTCAGCCAAAAGGCTCGCCGCCATTAAGAGGAAAAGTAAGAAAACTAATACCCATCTCGATGTTTTAGCTAGATATCAACTTAAAGATGTTAACTTTggtagaaattcaaaaaattcgaTAAAGGGTCATCCTTCTATGGCATTAAGCCAAGATGACTCAGTTGAGCAATCTGATGATACTGAATACAGTAATTCAGAAGATTTGAGGCCGATTTCCGGGGCTTCCCCTTTGCTTTTGAAGCTTAAGAGTAGGAATTGGCCTCACTCCTCGGCTAAGTTCTTGAGAAGTAGTTTAAGAGAGGATAACTCTTCATATTCGTATAGTACACCTGCATTGTCGACTAGTTCTTTTAATAGGTATCGTAATCGAAACCCGAGTACTGTTGGGTCTTGGGATGGCACCACAACATCAATGAATGATGGGGATGACGAGGTGGATGATCATTTGGATTTGCCAGGTCGCCAGGGGTGTGGGATTCCTTGTTATTGGTCAAAGAGAACACCGAGACATCGTGGTGGTGATTGTGGTAGTTGTTACTCTCCTTCTCTTTCTGATACTATAAGGAGGAAAGGAAGTAGTATCTTGTGTGGCAGTCAAGCAATGTATCATAGTCGACGTCGATCATCATCACGTTCCAACAAGCGGAGTATTGCTGCGAAAAGTGCCCGGGGTGTTCTCCCATTGCTTTCCGATAGTGGTAATGGCAGAGGAGGCTCATCTATAGGAACTGGGAGGAGTGATGATGAACTCTCTACTAACTTTGGGGAGCTTGATTTGGAGGCTTTGAGTAGATTGGATGGAAGGAGGTGGTCGTCCAGCTGTAGGAGTCAAGAAGGATTAGAGATTGTGCCTCTTAATGAGGAAGGGGAAGAGGAAGGCACACCAGAAAATATAAAGAGTTTTAGTCAGAAGTACAAACCCAGGTTCTTTGATGAATTGATAGGGCAGAATATTGTGGTTAAGTCACTTATAAATGCAATTACGAGGGGTCGGATTGCCCCTGTTTATCTTTTTCAAGGTCCCCGTGGGACTGGAAAAACATCAACAGCCAGGATTTTTGCTTCTGCCTTGAATTGTCTGGCTCCTGATGAAACTAAACCATGCGGCTACTGTAGTCAATGCACCGATTTCATCTCTGGCAAGAGTAGGGATCTATTGGAAGTTGATGGAACCAATAAGAAAGGGATTGATAGAGTTAGGTACCTATTGAAGAAACTATTGGTGAGGCCCCCCTTAAACTTCTCAGGATACAAGGTATTTGTTATTGATGAGTGTCACCTGTTATCCTCTAAGACATGGCTGGCATTTCTCAAATTTCTTGAGGACCCACCACAGCGAGTTGTGTTCATACTAATAACAACTGATCTTGACAATGTACCCCGTACTGTACAATCGCGGTGTCAGAAGTAcctttttaacaaatttaaagatGGTGATATTGTAGCCAGGTTGCAAAACATTTCTACCAATGAGAACCTGGATGTTGAATCAGATGCTTTGGATTTGATTGCTTTGAATGCAGATGGTTCACTTCGAGATGCAGAAACTATGTTAGAACAGTTGAGTTTGCTGGGGAAAAGAATTACTACATCTCTCGTTAATGAACTT GTGGGAGTTGTTTCAGATGAAAAATTACTGGAACTTTTGGAGTTAGCTATGTCATCAGACACTGCAGAAACAGTGAAAAGAGCCAGAGAGTTGATGGACTCTGGGGTTGATCCAATGGTTTTGATGTCTCAACTGGCCAGTCTCATTATGGATATCATTGCTGGAACTTACAGTGCCGTTGATACCACATGTAGTGATTCAATCCTTGGTACACGAAGCT TGACTGAAGCAGAATTGGAGAGATTAAAGCATGCTTTGAAGCTTCTTTCAGAGGCCGAGAAACAGCTAAGGGTTTCAAGTGAACGCTCAACATGGTTCACAGCAACTCTATTACAGCTTGGTTCACTGCCTTCTCCAGACTTTGCTCACTCAGGTAGCAGCCGGAGGCAGAGCTGTAAGACAACTGAGGATGACCGATCTAGTGCTTCAAGAGAAGTTACTGCATCCAAGCAGAAGTCAGGTGCTCAATATATGCCACGAAAACCAGCTTCTCCTGCATCCTTGCACAAAGCAGTAAGTGGCAGTCCCAACCATCTGGCCGAACTATTATCACGGATTGATGTTTTCAGTTCCAATTCCAAGCCATCACAAAGCCAGTCCGTTGATGCTGGAGCCTCAGCTTCCTCATGTGATGATGTTATGGTTGGAAATATAATCTTTAGATGCATTGACTCAGAAAAGTTGGATGATGTCTGGGCACGTTGTATTGAGAGGTGCCACTCAAAGACACTGAGGCAGCTGCTTGATGCTCATGGAAGGCTTGTATCTATATCTGAAGTTGAAG GTGTTCTCATTGCTTATATCGCATTTAGAGATGGAGGTATTAAATCTAGAGCAGAAAGGTTTTTGAGCAGTATCACAAATGCGATGGAAATGGTTCTGAAATGCAATGTTGAAGTTAGAATTATCCTTTTGCCAGATAATGAGGCTTCCATAAATGGTGTAAAGCTGCTTGAGTTACCAGAAGGTCTGAAGAAGGCAGAAACAGCTCTAGCAATTGACTGGGAAAGGAAGGTAGTTCACACAAATGCAATGAATGGTTTTTCTAATCATTCTCCATTGCTGGATGGAACCAATCAATCCACCTCTGGTTCATCAGAGTTACAGGCTAATGGCAACAGTCAAACCAGTggtgtgagagagaggaaacagGAGATTCCAATGCAGAGAATAGAATCCATTATTCGTGAGCAAAGGCTAGAGACTGCCTGGTTACAGGCTGCAGAGAAAGGCACACCGGGAGCATTGAATCGTTTGAAACCTGAGAAGAATCAGGTTCTGCCTCAAGAAGATggcatatattctcaagatcaAATGGACATTAATTCAACTGTGCTCTCCTCTCAGCACCgggaagatgaagatgaattaAATCGTGAACTCAAAGTTTTGAATATTAACAATGAAATGGTCCTccagaagaaagaaaatg
- the LOC115977667 gene encoding protein STICHEL isoform X3 — MSEMRVGDPSKLHLKKKELTQIRKAARVLRDPDTTSSWKKSPLNSSRSVPLSLPRPPNAVSTSPLNLLHSDHFQYSLNHNTNGKDKKVFLYNWKSNKSSAKNDVDDEDEDEDGDEENDGSSSFQWSVDDSLSDARNGGDSKSDTRSSIFRRRDANLVSTSAKRLAAIKRKSKKTNTHLDVLARYQLKDVNFGRNSKNSIKGHPSMALSQDDSVEQSDDTEYSNSEDLRPISGASPLLLKLKSRNWPHSSAKFLRSSLREDNSSYSYSTPALSTSSFNRYRNRNPSTVGSWDGTTTSMNDGDDEVDDHLDLPGRQGCGIPCYWSKRTPRHRGGDCGSCYSPSLSDTIRRKGSSILCGSQAMYHSRRRSSSRSNKRSIAAKSARGVLPLLSDSGNGRGGSSIGTGRSDDELSTNFGELDLEALSRLDGRRWSSSCRSQEGLEIVPLNEEGEEEGTPENIKSFSQKYKPRFFDELIGQNIVVKSLINAITRGRIAPVYLFQGPRGTGKTSTARIFASALNCLAPDETKPCGYCSQCTDFISGKSRDLLEVDGTNKKGIDRVRYLLKKLLVRPPLNFSGYKVFVIDECHLLSSKTWLAFLKFLEDPPQRVVFILITTDLDNVPRTVQSRCQKYLFNKFKDGDIVARLQNISTNENLDVESDALDLIALNADGSLRDAETMLEQLSLLGKRITTSLVNELVGVVSDEKLLELLELAMSSDTAETVKRARELMDSGVDPMVLMSQLASLIMDIIAGTYSAVDTTCSDSILGTRSLTEAELERLKHALKLLSEAEKQLRVSSERSTWFTATLLQLGSLPSPDFAHSGSSRRQSCKTTEDDRSSASREVTASKQKSGAQYMPRKPASPASLHKAVSGSPNHLAELLSRIDVFSSNSKPSQSQSVDAGASASSCDDVMVGNIIFRCIDSEKLDDVWARCIERCHSKTLRQLLDAHGRLVSISEVEGVLIAYIAFRDGGIKSRAERFLSSITNAMEMVLKCNVEVRIILLPDNEASINGVKLLELPEGLKKAETALAIDWERKVVHTNAMNGFSNHSPLLDGTNQSTSGSSELQANGNSQTSGVRERKQEIPMQRIESIIREQRLETAWLQAAEKGTPGALNRLKPEKNQVLPQEDGIYSQDQMDINSTVLSSQHREDEDELNRELKVLNINNEMVLQKKENGRRIDHFPMSPSLLHNNSLASNSSRDNLGYESASGPRGCSGLFCWNETKPHKRGMVKGNLVRPHKGGRFSLFGNCRRPKKTESRSRTINGRIL; from the exons aaATGAGAGTCGGTGATCCAAGCAAGCTCcacttgaagaagaaggagctaACTCAAATCCGAAAAGCAGCTCGTGTTTTACGCGATCCAGACACTACTTCTTCTTGGAAAAAATCCCCTCTCAATTCCTCAAGATCTGTACCATTGTCATTACCACGACCACCAAATGCTGTTTCTACTTCTCCTTTAAACTTGTTACACTCTGATCACTTCCAGTATTCACTAAACCACAATACCAATGGCAAGGACAAGAAGGTCTTTCTCTACAACTGGAAGTCCAACAAATCATCGGCTAAGaatgatgttgatgatgaagatgaagatgaagatgggGATGAAGAGAACGATGGGTCTTCTTCCTTTCAGTGGAGTGTTGATGATAGCTTAAGCGATGCCAGGAATGGTGGGGACTCAAAGAGCGATACCCGTTCTTCCATTTTCAGACGCAGAGATGCAAATCTGGTTTCAACTTCAGCCAAAAGGCTCGCCGCCATTAAGAGGAAAAGTAAGAAAACTAATACCCATCTCGATGTTTTAGCTAGATATCAACTTAAAGATGTTAACTTTggtagaaattcaaaaaattcgaTAAAGGGTCATCCTTCTATGGCATTAAGCCAAGATGACTCAGTTGAGCAATCTGATGATACTGAATACAGTAATTCAGAAGATTTGAGGCCGATTTCCGGGGCTTCCCCTTTGCTTTTGAAGCTTAAGAGTAGGAATTGGCCTCACTCCTCGGCTAAGTTCTTGAGAAGTAGTTTAAGAGAGGATAACTCTTCATATTCGTATAGTACACCTGCATTGTCGACTAGTTCTTTTAATAGGTATCGTAATCGAAACCCGAGTACTGTTGGGTCTTGGGATGGCACCACAACATCAATGAATGATGGGGATGACGAGGTGGATGATCATTTGGATTTGCCAGGTCGCCAGGGGTGTGGGATTCCTTGTTATTGGTCAAAGAGAACACCGAGACATCGTGGTGGTGATTGTGGTAGTTGTTACTCTCCTTCTCTTTCTGATACTATAAGGAGGAAAGGAAGTAGTATCTTGTGTGGCAGTCAAGCAATGTATCATAGTCGACGTCGATCATCATCACGTTCCAACAAGCGGAGTATTGCTGCGAAAAGTGCCCGGGGTGTTCTCCCATTGCTTTCCGATAGTGGTAATGGCAGAGGAGGCTCATCTATAGGAACTGGGAGGAGTGATGATGAACTCTCTACTAACTTTGGGGAGCTTGATTTGGAGGCTTTGAGTAGATTGGATGGAAGGAGGTGGTCGTCCAGCTGTAGGAGTCAAGAAGGATTAGAGATTGTGCCTCTTAATGAGGAAGGGGAAGAGGAAGGCACACCAGAAAATATAAAGAGTTTTAGTCAGAAGTACAAACCCAGGTTCTTTGATGAATTGATAGGGCAGAATATTGTGGTTAAGTCACTTATAAATGCAATTACGAGGGGTCGGATTGCCCCTGTTTATCTTTTTCAAGGTCCCCGTGGGACTGGAAAAACATCAACAGCCAGGATTTTTGCTTCTGCCTTGAATTGTCTGGCTCCTGATGAAACTAAACCATGCGGCTACTGTAGTCAATGCACCGATTTCATCTCTGGCAAGAGTAGGGATCTATTGGAAGTTGATGGAACCAATAAGAAAGGGATTGATAGAGTTAGGTACCTATTGAAGAAACTATTGGTGAGGCCCCCCTTAAACTTCTCAGGATACAAGGTATTTGTTATTGATGAGTGTCACCTGTTATCCTCTAAGACATGGCTGGCATTTCTCAAATTTCTTGAGGACCCACCACAGCGAGTTGTGTTCATACTAATAACAACTGATCTTGACAATGTACCCCGTACTGTACAATCGCGGTGTCAGAAGTAcctttttaacaaatttaaagatGGTGATATTGTAGCCAGGTTGCAAAACATTTCTACCAATGAGAACCTGGATGTTGAATCAGATGCTTTGGATTTGATTGCTTTGAATGCAGATGGTTCACTTCGAGATGCAGAAACTATGTTAGAACAGTTGAGTTTGCTGGGGAAAAGAATTACTACATCTCTCGTTAATGAACTT GTGGGAGTTGTTTCAGATGAAAAATTACTGGAACTTTTGGAGTTAGCTATGTCATCAGACACTGCAGAAACAGTGAAAAGAGCCAGAGAGTTGATGGACTCTGGGGTTGATCCAATGGTTTTGATGTCTCAACTGGCCAGTCTCATTATGGATATCATTGCTGGAACTTACAGTGCCGTTGATACCACATGTAGTGATTCAATCCTTGGTACACGAAGCT TGACTGAAGCAGAATTGGAGAGATTAAAGCATGCTTTGAAGCTTCTTTCAGAGGCCGAGAAACAGCTAAGGGTTTCAAGTGAACGCTCAACATGGTTCACAGCAACTCTATTACAGCTTGGTTCACTGCCTTCTCCAGACTTTGCTCACTCAGGTAGCAGCCGGAGGCAGAGCTGTAAGACAACTGAGGATGACCGATCTAGTGCTTCAAGAGAAGTTACTGCATCCAAGCAGAAGTCAGGTGCTCAATATATGCCACGAAAACCAGCTTCTCCTGCATCCTTGCACAAAGCAGTAAGTGGCAGTCCCAACCATCTGGCCGAACTATTATCACGGATTGATGTTTTCAGTTCCAATTCCAAGCCATCACAAAGCCAGTCCGTTGATGCTGGAGCCTCAGCTTCCTCATGTGATGATGTTATGGTTGGAAATATAATCTTTAGATGCATTGACTCAGAAAAGTTGGATGATGTCTGGGCACGTTGTATTGAGAGGTGCCACTCAAAGACACTGAGGCAGCTGCTTGATGCTCATGGAAGGCTTGTATCTATATCTGAAGTTGAAG GTGTTCTCATTGCTTATATCGCATTTAGAGATGGAGGTATTAAATCTAGAGCAGAAAGGTTTTTGAGCAGTATCACAAATGCGATGGAAATGGTTCTGAAATGCAATGTTGAAGTTAGAATTATCCTTTTGCCAGATAATGAGGCTTCCATAAATGGTGTAAAGCTGCTTGAGTTACCAGAAGGTCTGAAGAAGGCAGAAACAGCTCTAGCAATTGACTGGGAAAGGAAGGTAGTTCACACAAATGCAATGAATGGTTTTTCTAATCATTCTCCATTGCTGGATGGAACCAATCAATCCACCTCTGGTTCATCAGAGTTACAGGCTAATGGCAACAGTCAAACCAGTggtgtgagagagaggaaacagGAGATTCCAATGCAGAGAATAGAATCCATTATTCGTGAGCAAAGGCTAGAGACTGCCTGGTTACAGGCTGCAGAGAAAGGCACACCGGGAGCATTGAATCGTTTGAAACCTGAGAAGAATCAGGTTCTGCCTCAAGAAGATggcatatattctcaagatcaAATGGACATTAATTCAACTGTGCTCTCCTCTCAGCACCgggaagatgaagatgaattaAATCGTGAACTCAAAGTTTTGAATATTAACAATGAAATGGTCCTccagaagaaagaaaatggtaGAAGGATTGATCATTTTCCCATGTCCCCAAGCTTATTGCATAATAACAGCTTAGCAAGCAATTCCAGTAGAGATAACCt GGGATATGAATCAGCATCTGGACCTAGAGGTTGTAGTGGACTTTTCTGTTGGAATGAGACCAAACCTCACAAGAGGGGAATG GTTAAAGGTAACCTTGTTCGACCACACAAAGGTGGACGATTTTCATTGTTTGGAAATTGCAGGAGGCCAAAGAAAACAGAGAGCAGATCTAGAACGATAAATGGGAGAATTTTGTAG
- the LOC115977667 gene encoding protein STICHEL isoform X2, producing the protein MSEMRVGDPSKLHLKKKELTQIRKAARVLRDPDTTSSWKKSPLNSSRSVPLSLPRPPNAVSTSPLNLLHSDHFQYSLNHNTNGKDKKVFLYNWKSNKSSAKNDVDDEDEDEDGDEENDGSSSFQWSVDDSLSDARNGGDSKSDTRSSIFRRRDANLVSTSAKRLAAIKRKSKKTNTHLDVLARYQLKDVNFGRNSKNSIKGHPSMALSQDDSVEQSDDTEYSNSEDLRPISGASPLLLKLKSRNWPHSSAKFLRSSLREDNSSYSYSTPALSTSSFNRYRNRNPSTVGSWDGTTTSMNDGDDEVDDHLDLPGRQGCGIPCYWSKRTPRHRGGDCGSCYSPSLSDTIRRKGSSILCGSQAMYHSRRRSSSRSNKRSIAAKSARGVLPLLSDSGNGRGGSSIGTGRSDDELSTNFGELDLEALSRLDGRRWSSSCRSQEGLEIVPLNEEGEEEGTPENIKSFSQKYKPRFFDELIGQNIVVKSLINAITRGRIAPVYLFQGPRGTGKTSTARIFASALNCLAPDETKPCGYCSQCTDFISGKSRDLLEVDGTNKKGIDRVRYLLKKLLVRPPLNFSGYKVFVIDECHLLSSKTWLAFLKFLEDPPQRVVFILITTDLDNVPRTVQSRCQKYLFNKFKDGDIVARLQNISTNENLDVESDALDLIALNADGSLRDAETMLEQLSLLGKRITTSLVNELVGVVSDEKLLELLELAMSSDTAETVKRARELMDSGVDPMVLMSQLASLIMDIIAGTYSAVDTTCSDSILGTRSLTEAELERLKHALKLLSEAEKQLRVSSERSTWFTATLLQLGSLPSPDFAHSGSSRRQSCKTTEDDRSSASREVTASKQKSGAQYMPRKPASPASLHKAVSGSPNHLAELLSRIDVFSSNSKPSQSQSVDAGASASSCDDVMVGNIIFRCIDSEKLDDVWARCIERCHSKTLRQLLDAHGRLVSISEVEGVLIAYIAFRDGGIKSRAERFLSSITNAMEMVLKCNVEVRIILLPDNEASINGVKLLELPEGLKKAETALAIDWERKVVHTNAMNGFSNHSPLLDGTNQSTSGSSELQANGNSQTSGVRERKQEIPMQRIESIIREQRLETAWLQAAEKGTPGALNRLKPEKNQVLPQEDGIYSQDQMDINSTVLSSQHREDEDELNRELKVLNINNEMVLQKKENGRRIDHFPMSPSLLHNNSLASNSSRDNLGYESASGPRGCSGFFCWNETKPHKRGMVKGNLVRPHKGGRFSLFGNCRRPKKTESRSRTINGRIL; encoded by the exons aaATGAGAGTCGGTGATCCAAGCAAGCTCcacttgaagaagaaggagctaACTCAAATCCGAAAAGCAGCTCGTGTTTTACGCGATCCAGACACTACTTCTTCTTGGAAAAAATCCCCTCTCAATTCCTCAAGATCTGTACCATTGTCATTACCACGACCACCAAATGCTGTTTCTACTTCTCCTTTAAACTTGTTACACTCTGATCACTTCCAGTATTCACTAAACCACAATACCAATGGCAAGGACAAGAAGGTCTTTCTCTACAACTGGAAGTCCAACAAATCATCGGCTAAGaatgatgttgatgatgaagatgaagatgaagatgggGATGAAGAGAACGATGGGTCTTCTTCCTTTCAGTGGAGTGTTGATGATAGCTTAAGCGATGCCAGGAATGGTGGGGACTCAAAGAGCGATACCCGTTCTTCCATTTTCAGACGCAGAGATGCAAATCTGGTTTCAACTTCAGCCAAAAGGCTCGCCGCCATTAAGAGGAAAAGTAAGAAAACTAATACCCATCTCGATGTTTTAGCTAGATATCAACTTAAAGATGTTAACTTTggtagaaattcaaaaaattcgaTAAAGGGTCATCCTTCTATGGCATTAAGCCAAGATGACTCAGTTGAGCAATCTGATGATACTGAATACAGTAATTCAGAAGATTTGAGGCCGATTTCCGGGGCTTCCCCTTTGCTTTTGAAGCTTAAGAGTAGGAATTGGCCTCACTCCTCGGCTAAGTTCTTGAGAAGTAGTTTAAGAGAGGATAACTCTTCATATTCGTATAGTACACCTGCATTGTCGACTAGTTCTTTTAATAGGTATCGTAATCGAAACCCGAGTACTGTTGGGTCTTGGGATGGCACCACAACATCAATGAATGATGGGGATGACGAGGTGGATGATCATTTGGATTTGCCAGGTCGCCAGGGGTGTGGGATTCCTTGTTATTGGTCAAAGAGAACACCGAGACATCGTGGTGGTGATTGTGGTAGTTGTTACTCTCCTTCTCTTTCTGATACTATAAGGAGGAAAGGAAGTAGTATCTTGTGTGGCAGTCAAGCAATGTATCATAGTCGACGTCGATCATCATCACGTTCCAACAAGCGGAGTATTGCTGCGAAAAGTGCCCGGGGTGTTCTCCCATTGCTTTCCGATAGTGGTAATGGCAGAGGAGGCTCATCTATAGGAACTGGGAGGAGTGATGATGAACTCTCTACTAACTTTGGGGAGCTTGATTTGGAGGCTTTGAGTAGATTGGATGGAAGGAGGTGGTCGTCCAGCTGTAGGAGTCAAGAAGGATTAGAGATTGTGCCTCTTAATGAGGAAGGGGAAGAGGAAGGCACACCAGAAAATATAAAGAGTTTTAGTCAGAAGTACAAACCCAGGTTCTTTGATGAATTGATAGGGCAGAATATTGTGGTTAAGTCACTTATAAATGCAATTACGAGGGGTCGGATTGCCCCTGTTTATCTTTTTCAAGGTCCCCGTGGGACTGGAAAAACATCAACAGCCAGGATTTTTGCTTCTGCCTTGAATTGTCTGGCTCCTGATGAAACTAAACCATGCGGCTACTGTAGTCAATGCACCGATTTCATCTCTGGCAAGAGTAGGGATCTATTGGAAGTTGATGGAACCAATAAGAAAGGGATTGATAGAGTTAGGTACCTATTGAAGAAACTATTGGTGAGGCCCCCCTTAAACTTCTCAGGATACAAGGTATTTGTTATTGATGAGTGTCACCTGTTATCCTCTAAGACATGGCTGGCATTTCTCAAATTTCTTGAGGACCCACCACAGCGAGTTGTGTTCATACTAATAACAACTGATCTTGACAATGTACCCCGTACTGTACAATCGCGGTGTCAGAAGTAcctttttaacaaatttaaagatGGTGATATTGTAGCCAGGTTGCAAAACATTTCTACCAATGAGAACCTGGATGTTGAATCAGATGCTTTGGATTTGATTGCTTTGAATGCAGATGGTTCACTTCGAGATGCAGAAACTATGTTAGAACAGTTGAGTTTGCTGGGGAAAAGAATTACTACATCTCTCGTTAATGAACTT GTGGGAGTTGTTTCAGATGAAAAATTACTGGAACTTTTGGAGTTAGCTATGTCATCAGACACTGCAGAAACAGTGAAAAGAGCCAGAGAGTTGATGGACTCTGGGGTTGATCCAATGGTTTTGATGTCTCAACTGGCCAGTCTCATTATGGATATCATTGCTGGAACTTACAGTGCCGTTGATACCACATGTAGTGATTCAATCCTTGGTACACGAAGCT TGACTGAAGCAGAATTGGAGAGATTAAAGCATGCTTTGAAGCTTCTTTCAGAGGCCGAGAAACAGCTAAGGGTTTCAAGTGAACGCTCAACATGGTTCACAGCAACTCTATTACAGCTTGGTTCACTGCCTTCTCCAGACTTTGCTCACTCAGGTAGCAGCCGGAGGCAGAGCTGTAAGACAACTGAGGATGACCGATCTAGTGCTTCAAGAGAAGTTACTGCATCCAAGCAGAAGTCAGGTGCTCAATATATGCCACGAAAACCAGCTTCTCCTGCATCCTTGCACAAAGCAGTAAGTGGCAGTCCCAACCATCTGGCCGAACTATTATCACGGATTGATGTTTTCAGTTCCAATTCCAAGCCATCACAAAGCCAGTCCGTTGATGCTGGAGCCTCAGCTTCCTCATGTGATGATGTTATGGTTGGAAATATAATCTTTAGATGCATTGACTCAGAAAAGTTGGATGATGTCTGGGCACGTTGTATTGAGAGGTGCCACTCAAAGACACTGAGGCAGCTGCTTGATGCTCATGGAAGGCTTGTATCTATATCTGAAGTTGAAG GTGTTCTCATTGCTTATATCGCATTTAGAGATGGAGGTATTAAATCTAGAGCAGAAAGGTTTTTGAGCAGTATCACAAATGCGATGGAAATGGTTCTGAAATGCAATGTTGAAGTTAGAATTATCCTTTTGCCAGATAATGAGGCTTCCATAAATGGTGTAAAGCTGCTTGAGTTACCAGAAGGTCTGAAGAAGGCAGAAACAGCTCTAGCAATTGACTGGGAAAGGAAGGTAGTTCACACAAATGCAATGAATGGTTTTTCTAATCATTCTCCATTGCTGGATGGAACCAATCAATCCACCTCTGGTTCATCAGAGTTACAGGCTAATGGCAACAGTCAAACCAGTggtgtgagagagaggaaacagGAGATTCCAATGCAGAGAATAGAATCCATTATTCGTGAGCAAAGGCTAGAGACTGCCTGGTTACAGGCTGCAGAGAAAGGCACACCGGGAGCATTGAATCGTTTGAAACCTGAGAAGAATCAGGTTCTGCCTCAAGAAGATggcatatattctcaagatcaAATGGACATTAATTCAACTGTGCTCTCCTCTCAGCACCgggaagatgaagatgaattaAATCGTGAACTCAAAGTTTTGAATATTAACAATGAAATGGTCCTccagaagaaagaaaatggtaGAAGGATTGATCATTTTCCCATGTCCCCAAGCTTATTGCATAATAACAGCTTAGCAAGCAATTCCAGTAGAGATAACCt